In Natronococcus sp. AD-5, the genomic window CGGCTCGATCCGCTGTCCGGCCGCCTTTTGCGGCGTCGTCGGCATCAAGCCCACGTACGGCCTGGTCTCGCGGTACGGGCTGGTGGCGTACGGCAACAGCCTGGAGCAGATCGGCCCCTTCGCCGAGACCGTCGAGGACGCCGCGGAACTGCTCGACGCGATCGCAGGCAGCGACGAGCGCGATGCAACAACGCGCACGGAAGGCGACGATTCGAGCTACGCCGACGCCGCATCCGGCGACGTCGACGATCTCTCGATCGGCGTTCCGACCGAACTGCTCGAGGGCGCCGACGAGGGCGTCGTCGAGACGTTCTGGGACGCGATCGCGGAGCTCGAGGACCAGGGCGCCGAGTACCACGAGGTCAGCCTTCCCTCGGTCGAGCACGCCGTCGAAGCCTACTACGTGATCGCGATGTCCGAGGCGTCGTCGAACCTCGCCCGGTTCGACGGCGTCCGGTACGGGCACGACGCCGACGCCGACGGTAACTGGAACGAGGCCTTCTCGCAGGCCCGCAAGGAGGGGTTCGGCGACGAGGTCAAGCGCCGGATCCTCCTGGGGACGTACGCCCTCTCGGCGGGCTATCACGACAAGTACTACAAGAAGGCCCAGGACGCCAGGGCCTGGGTCAAACAGGACTTCGACGAGGCGCTCTCGGAGGCCGACGTGCTCGCGTCGCCGACGATGCCGGTGCCGCCGTTCGAACTCGGCGAGAGCCTCGACGATCCGCTCCAGATGTACCTCGCCGACGCCAACACGGTGCCGGTCAACCTCGCCGACCTGCCCGCGATCTCGGTACCCGCCGGCGAGACCGACGGCCTCCCCGTCGGCCTCCAGCTCATCGGTCCGGCGTTCGACGAAGAACGCCTGATTCGCGCCGGCAGCGCGCTCGCCTGATTCGCCGTATCAGCAACTCGACGAGTTCTTTTTGTACGGCGCTCCCGAACGGAAGGGTGCAAACATATCACCCGATTAACACGTGATAGAGATCGCACCAGATCAGGAGATCGCGTTCGACGAGTTCGCTCGCGTCTGCGACCTCGTCGACGGCTACTTCGACGAGACGGTCGACGAGGTCGCCGTCCGGACGCCGGTGTCGCGACAGCAGCTCGTGGCCGTGCTCGCAAGGGCGCAGCTCTCCGGCCGACAGCGCGCGCTCGAGGGGGACGTACGCCAGACGGACGTCGTCTATCGATCGCGCGGGGAGACGTTGCTCTGGTTCGACGACGGGTTCTGGACCGACGTCGGCCGACAACACGATCTCGACGCCGACGAGCGACGAGCCGCTCGGGCGGTACACAGGCGGGTGATCGACGTCATCGACGGCGACGACTCCCGTCGCGTCCGGGACCGCGATCCGTTCGTACTCGTCGAACGATTCGAACCGTACGACTCGCCGTGAACGGCGACGGGGCTTCGGGCTGGTGACTCGGTCGACGAGCGGATCGGGATCGAAAGGCGCAGTTGCTACTCTTCGTACGCGAGGTTCATGATCCACTGCGAGAAGGCGTCGCTGTTGGGGTCGACCTCGTCCTCGCCGATGAACGGCGAGAGCATGTCGCCGGCCATCAGCAGGGTGAAATCGAGATCCCGCGCGGTCGGCGTGATGTAGTATGTGTTGTGCCCGTTGTAGATCGTTTCCTCGCGATCGACCAGTTCCTTTTCGACGAGCGACTCGACGATCCGGCTGCCCTTGCGCGAGGAGACGTCGAGTTCCTTCCAGAAGTCGCTCTGGTGGATACCGCCTGTCTCGCGGACGAGCTCGATTCCGGCGCGTTCGTCCTCGGAGAGCTCTGCTTCGGTCGCAGAGACGCTCACGGTGACCACCTCTCCGTGCTCGCCGCTACGGGCGGGAGTGCGTTCATACTCGTATGAGGTAGAGCGATCCGCTTAAATGTGCCCTTCGCGCTCTTCCAGCGGGTCGGACCCGACCGCGACCGGTTCGTAGTCCGTCTCGCACGGCGGCCCGGGGGCGAACGCGTACCGCGTCCGCTCGCCGAGCGCGATCAACGACGAGGACCGGGTGCCGAACCCGTTTCGGTGGATGCAGACGCCGTACTCGTGATCGCCGAGCACCGTTCCGGCTCGCTCGAGCCACTCCGCGGCCGTCTCTCCCGATTCGGCGGCCAGCTCGCGTCGCACCCTGCGAGCGTTCGCCGCCTGTTCTCGCGCCGCGTCGGGACGGAGCTCCGGAATTCGAGCGTCATCGTCGACCGCGACGTTCACGACGACGTGAACGCCCGGATCGAAGCCCGTCCGCTCGAGGGTGCCGTTCCACTCGTAACAGAGCGCGTCGGTCTCGTCCGCGATCACGAGGTAGAACCCCTCGTACTCCCGGGCGTCGATCTCTTCCTCGACGATCGCGGCCGCGTCGGCGGCCGAACGGGCCTCGAGCGCGTCAGCGACGAGCAGTCCGCGCGATCGGTCACCCGCGAGGTCGGCGTCGCCCCACCGGTTCGTGATGCCGGCGAAGACGCCGAACTCGTTGTAGCCGATCCACGTCCCGCCGGCTTCGGCGTCCCGAGGGGCGACGACGCGCGGACCCTCGCGGTAGACGTCGGGCGGCAGGGATTCGCGCTCGAGCGCTTCGTCGCGGTTCGCGGCGACCGCGACAGGCGCCTCGTCGAAGACTTGCCAGGCGAGCGTGAGCGTACACACGGTTCGGGGTAGGGTCGCGAGCGCCTTAACTTCGCGTCCGGACGGCGTTCTCGAGGGCCGTCACTTCGATCGCGACCAGTCCGAAACGTCCGTCCCCGACTCGAACAGGTGCGCTCGCGTCGCCTCGCGGTCGACGGTCCCCGACGGCGTCCGCGGAAGCGACTCGGCGGCGGCGAGCGTCTTCGGCCGTTTGAATCCCGCGAGGCGTTCGTCGCAGTGAGCGAGCACGGACTCGAGGTCGAGCGACTCGGCGACGACCTCGCTCCGGCCGGCGGCCGGCTCGCCGCCCGCCTCGGGAACGACGAGCGCGCCGACGCGCTCGCCCCACTCGGGGTCCTCGAGGCCGACGACGGCCGCGTCCGCGACGGCCGGATGGGAGCGCAGCGCCCGGACGACCTCGCCGGGATCGACGTTCTCGCCGCCGGTGACGATCCGATCGCTGCGGCGATTGAGCACCCACAGCCGGCCGTCCTCGTCCGCGTAGCCGACGTCGCCCGTGCGAAGTCCGCGGTCGCCGAACGCCGCGTCAGTTTGCTCGGACTCGAGGTAGCCGGGCGTCACCGTCGGCCCCGAGACGACGATTTCGCCGGGTTCGCCGGCGGGAACCGGCGCTCCCTCGTCGTCGACGATCGTAACGTCGGTGAACGCGAGCGGCTGACCGGCGGTCCCCTCGTGACGCCGCGTCTCGGCGGGCGTCGCGGTGGCGATCTGGGAGGCCGTCTCGGTCATCCCGTAGGTCGGGTGGACCGGAACGCCGGCCTCGTGACAGCGCTCGAGCAGGTCGCTCGAGGCGGGTGCACCGCCCAGAAGGACGAACCGGAGCGTCTCGGCGGGGTGCCAGCCGGCGTCGAGCAGGCGCTTGCACATCGTCGGCACCAGCGAGACGCCCGTCAGGTCCTCGGTCTCGAGCACGCGCGCCGTCTCGCGCGGCTCGAACGCGCGCTGGATCACGACCGCGGTCCCGTAGAGCACCGACCGGACGACGGGAGCCAGTCCGCCCATGTGGTACATCGGGAGGCAGCAGAGCCACCGGTCGTCCGGATCGACGCCGAGCCGGAACGCGGAGGCGGTCGCGCTGGCGACCAGGTTGCCGAGGGTCAGTCGCACCCCCTTCGGCTCGCCGGACGTCCCGGAGGTGAACATGAGCAGCTGCGTGTCGTCGCGCTCGAGCGAGACGGCCTCGACCGCGCGGTCCGCCTCGGACGGCGGTTCCGCTGCGCGCCGGTCCCGGTACAGCGCTCGCGTCCGCTCCGTTTCCGGGTCGTCGACCGACCACACGCACCCGTCCTCGAGAGTCGCCTCGCCCGCCAGCTCGAGCGCGCTCGATTCGGTCCCCGCCTCGCAGACGATCGCGGCGAGTTCGGTTCGCTCGACCTTCGCGGCGAGTTCGCCGGCCGTCTCGCGGACGTTCAGCGGGACGACCGTCGCGCCGAGTCGCATCGCGGCGAAGAAGACCGTCGCGAACGCGGGTCGCGTGTCCATCAGGATCCCGAGCCGATCGGCGGCGGGGTTCTCGAGCGCTCGCCGGACCCCCCGTGCGGCGTCGTCGACCCGCCGGTCGAGTTCGCGGAAGCTCCAGGATTCGTTCGTCTCCGTGTCAATCACGGCCGTTCGCTGCGGGGTCGTCCGCGCGCGGTGTGTCACGAGGTCGCGGGTCGGCCAGTCGACCGGCGCGCCCGTCACTCGTCCCACACCCCCTCGACGCCGAGCCCCTTCGTCTGCGGAACGACCGCCGCGCCGTTCTCGAGCAACACGGGATCCCGGCCGAGATCCTCGGCAAGCAACTCGCCGGTAGCCAGGCCGCAGGCCGGCACGTCGGGAATCGACGCCGCGAGGTGTGTGGTCCCCGTGCGGGCGACGACGCCGTCGATCGTCGTCGTCACCAGCGGCGTGATGTCGAGTTCGGCGATCCACGCCGTGACCTGCTGGGCGATGTCGAGGCCGCCGAGGGCCATCGGTTTGATCGTGACGACGTCCGCGGCCTGCGCCTCGCAGATCGAATCGACGCCGTGCTCGAGCAACCCCTCGTCGAGGGCGATGGCGACGCCCCTCCCCCTGAGTTCGGCGTGGCCCTCGAGGGCGCCGGCCGGCAGGGGCTGTTCGACGATCGACACGCCGAGGTCGGCGACGGCCTCGATCGCGGCGACGGCCTCGTCGAACGACCAGGCGCCGTTCGCGTCCGCGCGGAGTTCGACGCCCGGCCCGACGGCCTCCCGGACGCGGCGCAGTCGTTCGACGTCCTCGTCGACGCTCCGGCGGCCGACCTTGAGCTTGCAGCAGTCGAATCCGCGCTCGACCGCGCGCCGCGCTGCCGTCACGCTCTCGCCGATCGGTCCGTCGCCGATCGTCGTGTTCACCGGAACGCGCGCGACGAGCGCGTTCGGACTGAAGTACCGGTAGAGCGGGGTCGGCTCGCTCGAGGCCTCGAGGTCGGCGAGCGCGAGCGAGACGCCGTGTCGCGCGGCGACCGCCTCGTCGACCGCCGCCACCGCGTCCCTCGCGCCGCGGGTTCGGATCGCCGTCCGCGCCCGCTCGAGAGCGGCTTCGCAGTCCGCGTAGGACTCCGTCCAGCCCGGAAGCGGCGTCGCCTCGCCGTAGCCGACCGCACCGTCGCCGTTTCGGGTGATGCGTACGAGAAAGCCGTCGCGGGAGGCGATCGTTCCGCTCGCGCTCTCGAGCGGACTGGCTAGCGGCAGCGAGAACGATCGGTACTCGAGGTCGAGGGCCGGTTCGTCGTTCATAGCAGAACGAACCCTCCGGCGAACAGCACCGCGTACATCGCGAGCAGTTTACCGGTCTGCTCGAGGGCGGGGTTGAGCGCCTCGCCGTCGGTTCGGGTCCAGACGGTTCGGGTGATCAGCGCGGCGTAGGGGAGCGTCACGAGGGGAAGCAACACTGCGGGGCCGAACCCCTCGCCGAGCCAGAACCACACCGGCGTGAGGTACGCGAGCGCGAGCAGGCCGGCGAACTCGAGGCGGCTCCACCGGTAGCCGAGTCGGACGGCGAGCGTTCGCTTTCCGGTCTCGGCGTCGGTTTCCCTGTCTCGAACGTTGTTCACGACCAGGACGGCCGTCGAGACGCCGGCCACCGGGAGGCTGGCGAGGATCGCCTCGCGGGTCACCGTCCCCTCGGGGATCGTCGTCGTGAACGGTTCAGCGAGGTTGGCGGCGGCCTGAACGTAGTACGTCCCGGTCACGGCGACGAGTCCGAAGAAGACGAAGACGAACGGGTCGCCGAGGCCGTGGTAGCCCAGCGGATACGGCCCGCCGGTGTACGCCCATCCGCAACAGACGCTCACGAGTCCGACCACGAGGATCGGCGCGCCGCCGACGTAAACGAGGTAGGTCCCCGACAGGATCGCCAGCGCGAACGTGACGATCGTCGCGAGTTTGACCCGTTTCGGCGGGATGAGGCCGGACTGGGTGACGCGAGTGAAGCCCTCGCGATCCTCGGTGTCGGCTCCCTTGATCGCGTCGTAGTAGTCGTTCGCGAAGTTGGTTCCGATCTGGATCAGTGCGGCTCCGATCACCGCCATCAACGCCGGCAGCGGGGCGAACACGTCCTCGTGAACCGCGAGTCCGGTCCCGACGATGACGGGCGCCGCCGCTGCGGGCAACGTCTGCGGGCGTGCAGCCATCACCCACGCTTTCGTCCGCGAAATGTCGACTTCCGCCGTACTCATTGGTCGAGTAGTCCAACTCGAGGAAGTGTCAACGTTGGCATTGCGATCCGCCGCCGCCCGGCTCCGAACCGTATCGGACGGTTACCCCTCTCCGGGAGGCGGTCAGAAAACCCGCCGGTCGCATCCGTCAGAAGTGAGACACCCGTACCGGACGGCGCTTTGTGGACCGGTTCAGTAGTGCCACGGATAGTCGTCGAAGTCGGGCTCGCGGCCCTCGACGAACGCGTCCCGGCCCTCCTTCGCCTCGTCGGTCATGTAGCCCAGTCGGGTCGCCTCGCCGGCGAACACCTGCTGGCCGACCATCCCGTCGTCGGTCATGTTGAACGCGTACTTGAGCATCCGCATCGCGGTCGGGCTCTTCGAGTTGATGCGCTCGCCCCACTCGAGGGCCGTCTCCTCGAGTTCGTCGTGCGGGACGACTTCGTTGACCATTCCCATCTCCGCCGCCTCTTCGGCGGAGTAGGTCTTCCCGAGGAAGAACACCTCGCGGGCCTTCTTCTGGCCGATCTGCTTTGCGAGGTACGCCGACCCGAAGCCGGCGTCGTAGCTCGCCACGTCGGGATCGGTCTGGAGGAACTTCGCGTGCTCCTCGCTCGCGAGCGTCAGGTCGCAGACGACGTGCAGCGAGTGGCCGCCGCCGACGGCCCAGCCCGGGACGACGCAGACCACGACCTTCGGAATGTGGCGGATGAGGCGCTGGACCTCGAGGATGTGGAGTCGACCCTGTTCCGACGCCCGCTCTTCGCTTCCCTCGTACTGGTAGCCGTCTTCGCCGCGGATCGTCTGATCGCCGCCGGAACAGAACGCCCAGCCGCCGTCCTTCGGGGAGGGGCCGTTCCCGGTCAGCAGGACGCACCCGACGTCGGTCTGCCGCTTGGCGTGGTCGAGCGCGTCGTACAGTTCGTCGACCGTCCCCGGCCGGAAGGCGTTGCGAACGTCGGGCCGGTCGAAGGCGATCCGAACCGTCCCGGAGTCGACCGCCCGGTGGTACGTGATGTCGCGAAAGTCCCGATCGACGTCCTCGACCGGCTCCCATCGTTCCTCGTCGAAGAGTTCCGAAACCATCGGCTCGAGGTTGGTTCCCGTCGTGTGAAATAGGTTCGTGTCGTCGGCGGGATCGATCTCGCCGCGAAGGGGCGGCTACCGGATCGTCAGTCGTCGCGTCCCCCTCCGGTATTCCGGTCGAAGCCGACGGCCTGACCGTCGCGGTTCGGGTCGGCAGCGCCGATCAGCCGATCGCCGTCGACCTGAATCGCCTGGACGTTACCGAGTTCGGTGGGTTCGTCGTCCCAGACCTGGCCCCACTCCGCGGTCGTCTCGCGGACGCTCTGCGGGACGCCCTCGTCCCAGAGGACGTCCATGCAGTCGTTCGTGAAGATCGTCGGCTCGGTGATCGACTCGAGCGGGTCGAGCCCGTAGACGTAGTGGTGAAGCAGCGTCTGCGCGACGGAGGTGATGATCGTCCAGCCGCCGGGGGAGCCCACGGTGAACTCGGGGACGCCGTCGCGCATGATCACGGTCGGGCTCATGCTGCTCAGCGGGCGCTTCCACGGCTTGACCTGATTCGGGCCGCCGGGCTCGGCGTCGAAGTCCGTCAGCTCGTTGTTGAGCATGAATCCCCGACCGGGGACCATCATCCCCGAGCCCATGAACTGCTCGATCGTCGAGGTGTAGGAGACGGCGTTGCCGTCCCCGTCGACGACCGAGAAGTGGGCGGTCGATCCGGGAATCTGGTCGACGAACGCGCCGGTCGCTGCCCCATCCGCGCCCGGCGGGACGCCCGGCTCGACGCACTCGTCGGCGCCGTAGTCCGCGAGCGTGCTCTCGGTGCAGACCCGCTCCGCGCGGCTCCGGAGGTAATCGTCGTCCAGCAGCCCCTCGATCGGAACGTCCACGAACTCGGGGTCGCCCATGTACTCGTTCCGGTCGGCCCACGCCAGGCGGGTCGTCTCGGCGATCAGGTGGAACGCTTCCGGGGACCGGAGGTCGTACCGCTCGATCTCGAGGAACTCGAGCGTCCGGAGGATCATCGAAACGACGCTCGGCCCGGAACTCGGGAGCGGCTGGCCGACGATCTCGACGTCGTACCACTCCTTGCGAACCGGGTCGTCGATCGTGACGTCGTAGTCGGCGAGGTCGTCGACCGTCATGCTGCCGCCGGCGTCCCGGACCGTCGCCGCGAGATCCTCGGCGATCGACCCCTCGTAGAAGGCGTCGGCGCCGTCGCGTTCGATCGCTTCGAGCGTCTCCGCGAGGTCGGGGTTGGTCGTGGTGGCGCCTTCCTCGAGCGGCTCGCCGTTCTCGTCGGAGAAGACCGCCTTCGCGGCGTCGTTGAACTTCCACCAGTTCTCCTCGATCTCCCTGGCCAGGATCGCGTCCACGGTGAACCCGTCGCGCGCGAGCTTGATCGCCGGCTCGATCAGCCGCTGGCGGGAACAGCTGCCGTGGCGCTCTCGCGACGTCTCGAGCCCCATCACGGTGCCCGGAACGCCGACGGCCTGGCCCAGTCGAATTCGTTCGTCGAATGGGATCGGGTCGCCGTCGTCGTCGAGGAACATGTCCGCCGTCGCACCCTGGGGCGCTCGTTCGCGGCTGTTGACGACGCTAACGTCGTCCTCGTCCGCGTCGTAGATGACCATGAAGCCGCCCCCGCCGATACCCGATCCGTGAGGCTGCGTGACGGTCAGGACGTACTGCAGCGCCACGGCAGCGTCGACGGCGTTACCGCCCTCGCGCAGGACCGTCGCGGCGACCCCGGAAGCGATGGGATCGACGCTCGAGACCATCCCGTCGCCAGCGGTTACCTGCTGGCCGCACGCGAACTGCGGTTGCTCGCAACTGAAGCCGGGGACGTCGGTGACCTCCTGAACGCCCGCACCCGCGACGGTCGAGCCGCCGATGGCGAGCGCACCGGCGGCGACCCCCGTTCGCGATAAGAACGCCCGGCGTCGGATGCCGGACGACCCGCTCGTATCGTGCGCGTGATTTCCATCCGCTTGTTCCCTGTGATCTCGTGT contains:
- the ggt gene encoding gamma-glutamyltransferase, whose amino-acid sequence is MTRDHREQADGNHAHDTSGSSGIRRRAFLSRTGVAAGALAIGGSTVAGAGVQEVTDVPGFSCEQPQFACGQQVTAGDGMVSSVDPIASGVAATVLREGGNAVDAAVALQYVLTVTQPHGSGIGGGGFMVIYDADEDDVSVVNSRERAPQGATADMFLDDDGDPIPFDERIRLGQAVGVPGTVMGLETSRERHGSCSRQRLIEPAIKLARDGFTVDAILAREIEENWWKFNDAAKAVFSDENGEPLEEGATTTNPDLAETLEAIERDGADAFYEGSIAEDLAATVRDAGGSMTVDDLADYDVTIDDPVRKEWYDVEIVGQPLPSSGPSVVSMILRTLEFLEIERYDLRSPEAFHLIAETTRLAWADRNEYMGDPEFVDVPIEGLLDDDYLRSRAERVCTESTLADYGADECVEPGVPPGADGAATGAFVDQIPGSTAHFSVVDGDGNAVSYTSTIEQFMGSGMMVPGRGFMLNNELTDFDAEPGGPNQVKPWKRPLSSMSPTVIMRDGVPEFTVGSPGGWTIITSVAQTLLHHYVYGLDPLESITEPTIFTNDCMDVLWDEGVPQSVRETTAEWGQVWDDEPTELGNVQAIQVDGDRLIGAADPNRDGQAVGFDRNTGGGRDD
- a CDS encoding class I adenylate-forming enzyme family protein; its protein translation is MGRVTGAPVDWPTRDLVTHRARTTPQRTAVIDTETNESWSFRELDRRVDDAARGVRRALENPAADRLGILMDTRPAFATVFFAAMRLGATVVPLNVRETAGELAAKVERTELAAIVCEAGTESSALELAGEATLEDGCVWSVDDPETERTRALYRDRRAAEPPSEADRAVEAVSLERDDTQLLMFTSGTSGEPKGVRLTLGNLVASATASAFRLGVDPDDRWLCCLPMYHMGGLAPVVRSVLYGTAVVIQRAFEPRETARVLETEDLTGVSLVPTMCKRLLDAGWHPAETLRFVLLGGAPASSDLLERCHEAGVPVHPTYGMTETASQIATATPAETRRHEGTAGQPLAFTDVTIVDDEGAPVPAGEPGEIVVSGPTVTPGYLESEQTDAAFGDRGLRTGDVGYADEDGRLWVLNRRSDRIVTGGENVDPGEVVRALRSHPAVADAAVVGLEDPEWGERVGALVVPEAGGEPAAGRSEVVAESLDLESVLAHCDERLAGFKRPKTLAAAESLPRTPSGTVDREATRAHLFESGTDVSDWSRSK
- a CDS encoding helix-turn-helix transcriptional regulator, coding for MSVSATEAELSEDERAGIELVRETGGIHQSDFWKELDVSSRKGSRIVESLVEKELVDREETIYNGHNTYYITPTARDLDFTLLMAGDMLSPFIGEDEVDPNSDAFSQWIMNLAYEE
- a CDS encoding mandelate racemase/muconate lactonizing enzyme family protein; translated protein: MNDEPALDLEYRSFSLPLASPLESASGTIASRDGFLVRITRNGDGAVGYGEATPLPGWTESYADCEAALERARTAIRTRGARDAVAAVDEAVAARHGVSLALADLEASSEPTPLYRYFSPNALVARVPVNTTIGDGPIGESVTAARRAVERGFDCCKLKVGRRSVDEDVERLRRVREAVGPGVELRADANGAWSFDEAVAAIEAVADLGVSIVEQPLPAGALEGHAELRGRGVAIALDEGLLEHGVDSICEAQAADVVTIKPMALGGLDIAQQVTAWIAELDITPLVTTTIDGVVARTGTTHLAASIPDVPACGLATGELLAEDLGRDPVLLENGAAVVPQTKGLGVEGVWDE
- a CDS encoding NRDE family protein; this encodes MCTLTLAWQVFDEAPVAVAANRDEALERESLPPDVYREGPRVVAPRDAEAGGTWIGYNEFGVFAGITNRWGDADLAGDRSRGLLVADALEARSAADAAAIVEEEIDAREYEGFYLVIADETDALCYEWNGTLERTGFDPGVHVVVNVAVDDDARIPELRPDAAREQAANARRVRRELAAESGETAAEWLERAGTVLGDHEYGVCIHRNGFGTRSSSLIALGERTRYAFAPGPPCETDYEPVAVGSDPLEEREGHI
- a CDS encoding 1,4-dihydroxy-2-naphthoyl-CoA synthase, whose amino-acid sequence is MVSELFDEERWEPVEDVDRDFRDITYHRAVDSGTVRIAFDRPDVRNAFRPGTVDELYDALDHAKRQTDVGCVLLTGNGPSPKDGGWAFCSGGDQTIRGEDGYQYEGSEERASEQGRLHILEVQRLIRHIPKVVVCVVPGWAVGGGHSLHVVCDLTLASEEHAKFLQTDPDVASYDAGFGSAYLAKQIGQKKAREVFFLGKTYSAEEAAEMGMVNEVVPHDELEETALEWGERINSKSPTAMRMLKYAFNMTDDGMVGQQVFAGEATRLGYMTDEAKEGRDAFVEGREPDFDDYPWHY
- a CDS encoding 1,4-dihydroxy-2-naphthoate polyprenyltransferase, producing the protein MSTAEVDISRTKAWVMAARPQTLPAAAAPVIVGTGLAVHEDVFAPLPALMAVIGAALIQIGTNFANDYYDAIKGADTEDREGFTRVTQSGLIPPKRVKLATIVTFALAILSGTYLVYVGGAPILVVGLVSVCCGWAYTGGPYPLGYHGLGDPFVFVFFGLVAVTGTYYVQAAANLAEPFTTTIPEGTVTREAILASLPVAGVSTAVLVVNNVRDRETDAETGKRTLAVRLGYRWSRLEFAGLLALAYLTPVWFWLGEGFGPAVLLPLVTLPYAALITRTVWTRTDGEALNPALEQTGKLLAMYAVLFAGGFVLL
- the gatA gene encoding Asp-tRNA(Asn)/Glu-tRNA(Gln) amidotransferase subunit GatA — translated: MSANIFITQEEIEGDGDGPLAGKTVAVKDNISTEGLRTTCGSRMLEEYVPPYDATVVSRLKDAGATIVGKANMDEFGMGTTNETSYFGPTDNPAAPGRVPGGSSGGSAAAVAAGEADLALGSDTGGSIRCPAAFCGVVGIKPTYGLVSRYGLVAYGNSLEQIGPFAETVEDAAELLDAIAGSDERDATTRTEGDDSSYADAASGDVDDLSIGVPTELLEGADEGVVETFWDAIAELEDQGAEYHEVSLPSVEHAVEAYYVIAMSEASSNLARFDGVRYGHDADADGNWNEAFSQARKEGFGDEVKRRILLGTYALSAGYHDKYYKKAQDARAWVKQDFDEALSEADVLASPTMPVPPFELGESLDDPLQMYLADANTVPVNLADLPAISVPAGETDGLPVGLQLIGPAFDEERLIRAGSALA